From Aedes albopictus strain Foshan chromosome 1, AalbF5, whole genome shotgun sequence, one genomic window encodes:
- the LOC109404030 gene encoding DNA replication licensing factor Mcm5, with the protein MDGFDDAGIFFSDNFGDDGQQQNSNQINLQQLKKKYREFIRTFCEANFSYKYRDNLKRNYLLGRYYLEVEIEDLTGFDETLADKLYKQPTEHLQIFEEAAREVADEITSPRPDDEEQVHDIQILLTSGANPTNIRDLKSECVSRLVKVAGIIIAASGIKAKATNISIQCRTCSNVIPNLPVNPGLEGYQLPRKCTTEQTGRPKCPLDPYFIMPDKCKCVDFQVLKMQELPDFIPQGEIPRHMQLFCDRTLCERVVPGNRVLIHGIFSIRKIGKPSKQDGREKAIVGVRAPYMRVVGITVDTEGMGSISRFTNITTEEESTFRKLAANPNVYDTLSESLAPSIFGSQDIKKAIVCLLFGGSRKRMPDGLTRRGDINILLLGDPGTAKSQLLKFVEKVAPIAVYTSGKGSSAAGLTASVIRDPATRNFVMEGGAMVLADGGVVCIDEFDKMKEDDRVAIHEAMEQQTISIAKAGITTTLNSRCSVLAAANSIFGRWDDTKGEENIDFMPTILSRFDMIFIVKDVHDQTRDITLAKHVMNIHMNANKATLETQEGEIPLALFKKYINYCRTHCGPRLNEEAAEKLKSRYVLMRSGAGEHERLADKRLSIPITVRQLEAIIRISESLAKMQLQPFATEAHVTEALRLFQVSTLDAAMSGSLAGAEGFSTEEDTEVLNRIERQLKRRFAIGSQVSEQSIIQDFARQKYPERAVLKVIHTMIRRGELQHRMQRKMLYRLS; encoded by the exons ATGGACGGATTCGACGATGCCGGAATATTTTTCTCGGACAACTTCGGCGACGATGGTCAGCAACAGAACTCCAATCAGATCAACTTGCAGCAGCTGAAGAAAAAGTACCGGGAATTCATCCGGACGTTCTGCGAGGCCAACTTCAGTTACAAATATCG TGACAACCTCAAACGGAACTATCTGCTGGGGCGCTACTATCTGGAGGTGGAAATCGAGGATCTGACCGGATTCGACGAGACCCTGGCGGACAAGCTGTACAAGCAACCGACGGAGCACTTGCAGATTTTCGAAGAAGCCGCTCGGGAGGTGGCCGATGAGATCACTTCTCCCCGGCCGGACGATGAGGAGCAGGTGCACGACATTCAGATTCTGTTGACTTCCGGTGCCAATCCGACCAACATTCGGGATCTGAAGTCGGAATGTGTCTCGCGGTTGGTCAAGGTCGCAGGTATCATCATTGCTGCCTCGGGGATCAAGGCCAAAGCGACCAATATTTCGATCCAGTGCCGGACCTGTAGCAATGTGATTCCGAACCTTCCGGTCAATCCAGGGTTGGAGGGCTACCAGTTGCCGAGGAAGTGCACAACGGAGCAAACCGGTCGGCCAAAGTGTCCCCTGGACCCGTACTTCATCATGCCGGACAAATGCAAGTGCGTCGACTTCCAGGTGCTGAAGATGCAGGAGTTGCCAGATTTTATTCCCCAGGGAGAGATTCCGCGGCATATGCAGCTGTTTTGCGACCGGACCTTATGTGAAAGGGTCGTCCCAGGGAACAGAGTTCTAATCCATGGCATCTTCTCGATTCGGAAGATTGGTAAGCCCAGCAAGCAGGATGGTCGGGAGAAGGCCATCGTGGGAGTTCGGGCCCCGTACATGAGGGTGGTTGGAATTACGGTGGACACGGAAGGTATGGGCTCCATTTCCCGTTTCACCAACATTACGACTGAAGAGGAATCCACTTTCCGGAAGCTGGCGGCCAACCCGAACGTCTACGACACCCTGTCGGAAAGTTTGGCTCCGAGCATTTTCGGCTCGCAGGACATCAAAAAGGCGATCGTTTGTCTGTTGTTTGGAGGATCGAGGAAGCGAATGCCGGATGGTTTGACACGTCGTGGCGACATCAACATTCTGCTGCTTGGAGATCCCGGAACGGCCAAGTCTCAGCTGTTgaagttcgtggaaaaagttgcCCCAATTGCGGTTTACACGTCTGGTAAGGGTTCCAGTGCTGCCGGTTTGACCGCATCGGTAATCAGAGATCCGGCAACCCGGAATTTCGTCATGGAAGGAGGCGCCATGGTCCTGGCCGATGGTGGTGTAGTCTGTATTGACGAGTTCGACAAAATGAAGGAAGACGACCGCGTTGCCATCCACGAAGCCATGGAACAACAGACCATTTCCATTGCTAAGGCCGGAATTACAACTACACTGAACTCGCGCTGCTCGGTGCTGGCTGCCGCCAACTCGATCTTCGGTCGCTGGGACGACACCAAGGGTGAGGAGAACATCGATTTCATGCCAACCATCCTTTCCCGTTTCGATATGATCTTCATCGTAAAGGATGTTCACGATCAAACTCGTGATATCACCCTGGCAAAGCATGTCATGAACATTCACATGAACGCCAACAAGGCAACCCTTGAAACACAGGAAGGTGAAATCCCGCTTGCTTTGTTCAAAAAGTACATCAACTACTGCCGGACGCACTGCGGACCCCGTCTGAACGAGGAAGCTGCCGAGAAGCTCAAATCCCGGTATGTCCTGATGCGCAGCGGAGCTGGCGAACACGAACGCTTGGCGGACAAGCGTCTCTCGATTCCGATCACCGTCCGCCAGCTGGAAGCCATCATCCGTATTTCGGAATCCCTTGCCAAGATGCAGCTTCAACCGTTTGCCACGGAAGCTCACGTAACCGAAGCCCTTCGTCTGTTCCAAGTCTCCACCCTGGATGCGGCCATGTCCGGTTCGTTGGCCGGAGCCGAGGGATTCTCCACCGAGGAGGACACCGAAGTGCTCAACCGGATCGAGAGGCAGCTGAAGCGTCGGTTTGCCATCGGATCGCAGGTGTCCGAGCAGAGCATCATCCAGGACTTTGCCCGGCAGAAGTACCCGGAGCGGGCCGTGCTGAAGGTGATCCACACCATGATTCGACGCGGCGAGCTGCAGCACCGGATGCAGAGGAAGATGCTGTACCGGTTGTCTTGA